The Pleurodeles waltl isolate 20211129_DDA chromosome 7, aPleWal1.hap1.20221129, whole genome shotgun sequence genome contains the following window.
aaaggcctggcagcgaaggggttaaagataaaaatataaactattttcataaattggttttggatttttaaactgtttcctgtgttttatttaattactgttttgtgatatttgaatgctctacactttgtctcctaagttaagccttgacgctcgttgccaagctaccaagggttgagctgggattaatttactgagacctaactgtacctatgtggaggttagtggcttgttgctaggtgtaggtacctatctgccctaccaataacccattttccaacagccatcaactagacataagttggagactgagagtgcacctgaagttgtacaaactgaaatgaatgaatacatgtctgagctaaccaaagttgccaagttcttctctaaacGGGTTGCATGTGCAGCCAATTGGCGCGCccacgcatctcctgtaaaggatcaacaaacaccattacctttgggaactttagcatatattcgcaattttgtcagaaagtggaaggactgcaaattcaatggacccttcccagtgacagacaggacgactacagcagtgaaagtccaaggccacaaaccatggtaccacctccaggacatccgcctggccccgaccatgccatccatccctttggacactgaGCAGGAAAATGATGGGGGAGAACAGGAaaagcaaccggagtaaagcctctCTCTAAAGCTCCAaaattagacaattcttctttccagttatgtattttatgtttgtttttcctcctcggtgcactgatattgatgtttttagcccttagatgtttttatttttttgatcctatattaattattacacgcatgcgtagaatTGTTGATAATGCTATTGACCATTACCCTCTCCCTACTGCTTTGTTTGATAGTATGTGGTACCAGCACATGCATAGTATAGGCACAgccacatccaacaccagttgttatgtatgctctctcattccccatgctgctggagtagatagatTGCATCTCCCAAAAGAAGTATCcctaaacattacacattgtctcctgcacctatttatATGCAGAATGAGAGTCCTGTTACTGCactagttaacacaactagatttgacaccaccccagaagtcctacaagtcctgacaggaAAACAAGAAGAGATatcaaaaaaagaagaaagcaggGAAAAAAAAGGTCTCACCCAGATTATGAAAAAGGGGTATTacatcaaggtatttttggaaggtcttacccatcatctgaatgtagtaactgtttagctaaacccctgccccctgattgtGCAGGTAGGCCAGtttgggatgcgaacatacagagatatagaTGGACAGGAACTACCATACACCCTACAATAAAATTAACaccgttttctctttgtttcagagggaatgggacagtgaaggtggggagtaacctcaactgcaacatcaccacctacaacgctgatatgcagggtggcacctccagcctgatggataaCTACGGGATGTGTTGGGCCCGGCTCCAAATACAACTACCctcgaactggaatggcctctgctccctagtgactttgcacaccccctccctggtgataccaggtgtggacatctctcagttacatgaccatcccatgagccgtccaacagcCTTGCGCCACCATCaccggacaaaacgagctgctgagttttctggtactgcagtgtggaaagacgttccacaggaacatagactatttaatgatgcccaaatttATTTTGTTAGCATCCTACCATTTATTCAGGCGAAAGCAACTGCATGCTGGCTGCAGATCAcacgctttgaattgatgaagatcAAGAATGCaaccgaagatgggttcaatgctatcaaggaagaactccaaacccttaggctgatggtaatgcaacacagatatgtacttgatttaatgatggccatggaaggaggggtgtgtaagaagattggatcagcctgttgtacttatgtgccggccaatgatgcggacaatgggacattgactcaggccattcagacattgcatgatctacaaaagaaaatgatcgatgaggggggtgcccctgatgggtggttcgagggctggtttgaatgggtgccgtcctggatgtcagGGTTGTTCAAGGTCTTGTTGCCTTTGATCGTGTTGTTGCTCTTGATGTGTCAAATGTTTCAGGTAATAAtggcatgttgcaaaaggatgacagctaaattgggaatggcagagtagtgggtatgtggtgattcccctagtttcattagtagatgagaaggtaggaaaagtagttgaataataaATTAGAGGGAGGAATGATGTAAGAAGAATCGGAACACATCATAtagttcttccggtcctcttccaTACGCGCTGCCAGGTCAGCGCTCTAGTTGAAGCGGGTCTTTAGACCTCGCGTCCTTAAATTCGAATGGGAGAGCGGCCACGCAGCAATAGGTAAGTGCGCTCTCTCTAGATACTGCTATTTTAAAAAAGAATCAAGCTTTTAGGTCCAAAGACATTATTTAATTTCACTTGGTGGGGCTTTTTAAGGGGTGTTTTATTCAGGAATATTTCcttctgtatttttaaatgtattaaattattGGTGTGTTGACTTGCTGTTTCACGGTGTTGCGAGGCGGAAATGAGGGTCTGTAAGAGCCCTTCTTCTGGTCCTCTTCCACACGCGCTGCCTGGTCAGCGCTCTAGTTGACGCAGGTCTTTAGACCTCGCGCCCTTAAATTCGAATTGGAGAGTGGCCGCGCAGCAATAGGTAGGCGTGCTCTCTCTAGATACTACTATTTTAAAAAAGAATCGAGCTTTTTGGTCCAAAGACATTATTTAATTTCACTTGGTGGGGCTTTTTAAGGGGCGTTTTATTCAGGAATATTTCcttctgtatttttaaatgtattaaattattGGTGTGTTGACTTGTTGTTTCACAGTGTTGCTAGGCGGAAGTGAGGGTCTGTAAGAGCCCTTCTTCCGGTCCTCTTCCACACACGCTGCCAGGTCAGCGCTCTAGTTGACGCAGGTCTTTAGACCTCACGCCCTTAAATTTGAATGGGAGAgagtccgcgcagcgggcgcgtgcagcgggcgtgcctaaggcaagcccgtctgcgcccgtccgtgccctgacgggcccaggggccagaaactctggtcttttttttttactggttctTATTCTGACATATCTAAAGGTAGAGGGATGGCTTTGTCCTGCAACCACAAAGTTCCAGTAGACTGCAGTTCTGATTGGAGATGTGAGGTATGTAATTGGCAACTATGTGCTCCTCAGACGTTGAGGGAAGCCAGAATGGAACACAACAATAAAGCAACGGTGGGGAATTTAAATAAGCCGATTTGTCAGGCTCTAGTCAATGTTCGGCCTCTCCCCAAACACAAGCTAGAAATCAGAGAGATGCTTGAAGTATGGCATATTGACTGTCTTTTATGAACAGAAACTTGGGGTAAGGTAGAATCTGATCCAGATTGTATTGAGGCAACTCCGCCGGGGTATACGTATTATAGATTGGACAGACCTTTGGGTCGAGGTGGTGGACTGCCCATTATTTGAAGATCTACGTTCTCCTGCACTTGGACGAACTCCTCTTCATAAATTTGCGAAGCAATGGTGTTCAAGATTTCACAGAATCacctggtgtttcccgaggggttACTGATCTATAGACCTCCTGGTTCTTTTGGAACTTTTCTTCAATCTTGGGTGTCCCTGTTGGAACCTATGATTATATCTCCTAAGGCTATTATTTTAGGagactttaatattcattttgatgaatCCTCTAATTCTATGGTCCACAAATTTTTAGAGTTGATGTTAGCCTTAGACTGGACCCTTAAAGTCTCTACGGCCACGCATATAGCTGGTCATATACTGGATGGGATCTTTGCGTGCACTGATTTGGGTATGGAGCTAACTAATTCTCTGTTAAGCTGGACCGACCATCATCTCCTGCTATTTAAAATGGAATTGAAGTGTACTCGCCCCTCCCCTTGCAATAAGGAGAATCAAGTATTTAGACCATGGAAACAATTTAAACAGATATAACTGATACCAGCTCTAGAAAAGACCCTGGTAAAGGACAACAAGTTCTCTCTGCCCCCTCTTGATTGCCTTTATCAGGGCCTCGAGACTGTTATGTCTCAACTGGCACCTCCTAAGATTCTTAAGCCCACTAGTAGGAATAAGTTGAACCAACCATGGTTCACCAGTGAATTGAAGGCTTTTCAAAGGAAATGCCGTCAATtggagagacagtggaaattaAATCCTGGCACTGAGGAAAGGGAGCTACTCAAGTCTACCTTTAAAATTTATAGAGCGGCCCGCTTTAAGGCGAAGTCGGACTTTTCTACAGTTAAGGTCCAGGAGGCTTTGAATGTCCTGAGAGAGCTAATTAAGGTGATCAAGGAATTATCCACCCCTTTTAAGCCACCTGATTTAGTAAATACACAAGAGTACTGTGACAAGGTAGCAAAGCATTTTGAAAACAAGATCCTTTGCTTTTATGCTAACTTTGCCCCTCTTCATGTCAGTGGGGAGTTAATTCCCTGTATTTCTCCAGACTCGTTAGCTAGTGAAGTAACTCTGTCTGACTTTCCTTGCCCGTCTCATGTCGATCAAAGCAAACTAATTTTGAATATGAGGTCTGGCTCTCCTTTAGATCTATGTCCTCCTTCAGTGATTCGTATGATCCCTGATTATATAGCTCGGATTCTCATGCCGAGTTTTCAGGAAATTCTTAAATCTGGATGTTTTCCTTCTAGATGGAAGGAGACCATAGTAGTCCCTGTAAAGAAGAAACCACTTGGAGACGTGCAGGACCTTGATAATTTACGGCCAATTGTGCTCCTTCCTTTCTTTGCCAAGATCTTAGAGAAAATCATGAATAAGGCACTAGTGGATTTTCTGGGGGAAGTGGAAGTTTTAGATCCTTCGCAGCATGGCTTCAGGAAAGCTCATAGTACGAAAATGGCCCTTATCTCCTCCAGTGATTCTATTCGTAGACTTGTGGATGACGAACAGGGTGCCATCCTAGTCCTGTTTgatttatctgcagcctttgatactattTCTTCCCAGATTCTGACAGCCCGTCTCTATCAAGCAGGTGTTAGAGATAGGGCCTTGAAATGACTAGAATCTTTTCTAACTAACAGATGGACTACGGTCAGATGTGGTAACTTCGATTCCACACCTTACCTTCttccttgtgggactccacagggttcctcattaagccctactttgtttaatatttatgttgCCCCACTAGCCAACCTGGTTCGTTCTTTTGGCTTTATCCCCtcttcatatgcagacgatacacagCTTATTATCCCTGTTAAtaaaaactgggaggaggtggcggaccGTTTTAACCTCTGTATGAAGGAAGTTAGCAACTGGATGGGATCTAATTGGCTGAAATTGAATGCTTCGAAAGACCGAAATCTCTGTTTTGGATCTGGTGTTAAATATTGGAATCCGcgctggtggccatcagactgTGGTTCTCTTCCTACCCCTTCTAATGTTAGCAAAAATGTGGGTGTTCTGTTTGACAATCAACTATCCTTCAAATATCAGGTTAATCACATGGTTAAAATTGGTCTATGGATGattaaaatgttaaggaaagtCTTTCCTTTTCTTCAGCACAAATGGAGAGTTGCTGCCACTCTAGCCTTGTTAAAATCTAAAATGGATTACTTCAATGCTTTGTTTCTCAATTTAGACAAAGGCCTTCCTAATAGGCTACAGCTGATTCAGAATTCAGCTGCCAGAGCAGTTCTTAATCTTTCACGTTGGACTTCTGTGAGAAGTAGTCTcagacaactgcactggcttccagtggctaaGCGGATTATTTTTAAATCCCTTTGCTTGTCTTTTAAAGCCGTGCATGGCCAAGGCTCTAAATATCTGTCTGCTAAATTAGGCTGGTACAAACCAAAGAGGCATCTTAGATCATTATCAGCCTGCTATATTCATGTTCCCCGCACTTATAGAGCAAAGAGGAGTGATAAAGCCtttactgtggctgctgccaaGTGCTGGAATTCCCTCCCTCTCAATATCAAGGCTGAAACATGTTATTTACGGTTTAGGAAGTTGATTAAAACTTGCCTCTTTCCTAActaatcttttatttttgtttttctatggGTTGGGTTTTCTTTATGAGTGTAGTGACGTTTTTTACCTATGttagcgcttcaatgctctttgtgagccggaatgtgctttataaatatatctacatacatacatacatacatacaaacataagttcccaaaccccaatacaaacattttaagcTAGGggtagttgtaaaccaatgtaagtagtgaaaggattaatacatgacatgctaaaaaaaaagtcagactaggttcaatagaaaaggcagatcatatttaggacaaacaaacacttattatttaggaaacttatacacatgctgcattgttaagttagctgtgctaacacacaagaggcccaagccaaaTTAGAATGATAGTTTTTCTTCggagctgcaccaactgtcgctttcaaaatcttcacttagcacgaacagggtggaacaaaagggtgtatcctgccttagcacaagggttctaaaaaccacaagtcattcatatcttggtgaggggaactgtgtaagggtcagataagcatttgcacaaggcagggctaccgtgagcatcatgtaacatataatcacttgtcatgcagaaagatagagatgctgaatgacgtcaatgttacttacccactcaTGAGGCGACCAATAATCATTCATCTGCTCGTCAAGAGGTACCtgtcccctattatcttatctgcattgcttgttcttgcttacgtcaatgctgatcTTGTCAgcgtagttttttgtggtttttacagtataaataccactgcttttgaactagaactttgaacttcactcacggcctctatgttgagactgcctgttgttctcagctgaaaatcaattaaacctatattactgtgtcgaattgatctgtcttattttattaacagatttccttatAACAAGGTCACCCATCCTTATGCTAATATGTTATTATTTGGAGCACATTGTATTTGAAAATCTTATACTAACACCCAGCTCAGCATGAATCAGAAACAACAGGTTTTAGAAGGAGAAGGCATGGGCAAGCCGAAGCAGCACACCTAAAAGTGAAAGTGAGCAAAGCCCTTAAAGAGAAAGTGAAGTGATAACACGATTGTTTGGTGACTACaggtgattttgttttcttttttctctttattttatttaatggctTGTATATAAAAATAAGTAAGCctcaaaaagagagaaaacaccACCACCCGAATCTATTGGAGACAAAGGATAGAGGAATGTGGCTATCTATTGGGGAGCGCTATTTCTCTTTGAAGGGCACACCAAAGGAGAGTCTCACTTAACCCCCCCTCTCTTCACACTATAATTACTCCAAGTCTTAAGTGCACGATTATAGTACTAAAGAACTCAGAAACTGATACCAAAAGAAAGGGAACACTTACCTGATAGAGGCTTCTtgccttcttttctcttcttctctcGCTGGCGACTTGGGAGCGGATGAATGGCAAAGCTTTCCCTTACCTATGGAAACAGACAGAGAAGAGATTACCAGGGGAACGGAAGAACAAgacatggaaaaacaaaaacatatcctCTTAATAGACTCTGAGAAAGCACCTAAAGCTCTTGTgggaaataaaaacaaatcagcATTGTCAAACAATCCCCAGTGTAAAGTCCTGTTTGTAAACCAAATAGAGATAGTTAGACCGCCCCGGAGCCGTAACTTTCCTGTCAAACTTGCGCACTGTTTTGATACAAGAACAAACAGTATAAACGTCAGAAAATAATTGGTGCTAAGTTTTTAAGCACAAATATCATTGACACATCCAGTTCATTTAAATCACAATGTAAGCatcatttgtatattttatttactttacctGTCGTAACATTCTTTACAATACACACCAGTGCAATGAAATGCTTTGTAAGAGAACAGTGATGGTGAGTGTACCTCGGTGTATGGGTGCTTAACATAAACAAGTTGAGAGAACTGAAGTATAGGGCAAACAAGCAAGTTTGTGTCTGAAATGTACAGTGAAGccagacatacacatgcattcaGAACTATTATAAAGTgacaaataacataaataaattaaTTGCTTAAGGGCTGTCTTTGGGAGTAATTATTGGTGTGTTTACAATGTAAGGAGATGTTTTGTGGGCGCCACTTAAAACTCCTGATAGGAGAGATTGGCCCTGATGGTTGAAGAATGCAAGTTCAAGCAAAGGGAACCTAGTTGGCCGAAGGACTGAACTCTAGAAGAAGCACAGGGTGATTTGTGTGAGACCTGAGGGCTCCTAGATGGATAATTCTACACAAATAGTCAGTTCTAGATAGATAGGGGCTTGATCATAATCAAAAAAGGAGAGTGAGGGATCACTCTACTTTCCTATCTATACCAACCAAACAAGAAGAGAGAGACCGCTACCTGTGTGCTAACAAATCCCCAATTCAATGGGGACTCTTAATTAGCTTTTAGAACACTTCTTGCCCACTAACATCCGTTAGTGGCCTGCTTTATCATAGGGGTCCTACCCGAGATGCCTAATACATCTTGGTGTGCTATAAGGTCTGTATTACGGTGGAGCAGGTTGTTTTGTCAGAGATCAACTTTATTAAAATTGCCTCAAGGAATCCCTACcaaaaaagagaaatatttaatAATGTGAACCTTGTGTAGGGTTAAAAGATAACAGTAGATGTGAACTGAGATTCCTATGGTCTCTTACATATAGATCTACACTTTCAGCCATGTTAGTATGTGCCACTAATGGTCaaatggctttcttcaggaccaaaagatCCTTTTTATCTTGTGCTCATCAAACGCTAGTGTACACATGCGTATTATTGATTGTGTTTTTGTAAAATTGCGCCGTAACTTACAATCTTCGTAAACTTAATACAGGATCGTGTCCCATGAGTTCATCTGTAGTGATAAAGGTAAAAGCACATTGCTATGTATAAAATATTAACAGTATTCATTGGTAGTTATATATGAGGTGTACATTTCCATCTGTAATAGCTGCACAGAGTTCATGTCTAATAGATTGTGCTTCAAAAAGGGAAAATGCACTTTCCCAGTAACCTTGGCTGTTGTCATTAGCTATGTATTACATGCATTTCATGCAACCAAACTCAAATAACAAGGCCACTGCCCACCGCCAAAGAGAACATGGAGACCAATATTTGTGTGATCTCTGGGACATCAGGTAATGAGAGCCAAGTCTCCCTCGCTGTAACTGCTATCTAAGTGTATTACAAAAACTGCCCGGGACCAATCCATATGTCTCAGTCGTCGCCTGCATAGTAATGACCCTGCCTATTGGGCAGCATCATGCACCCATTGTCTTGCCAGCAACCAACAGCATAGTCTGGGCTATCCGTTCAAAGGTCAGCAAAATCAAGATGGTGAAGTCCAGTCCATACAACGCATGGCATATCATTCCTCAGATTACTCTTTCCCACAGTCAGCACACCAATCGAATCACATGTGGCAGGGACTCAGAGACTCACCTGCTTCTTATCAACAGGGCCCTTAGTGTATGCAGGGCATATTTACCACCTAGTAGAGTTTTCTCATAGTTCCCCTATTTATCTAACCAATGTATTGAGTGTTGCAGATGTGCTGCGAAGTAGTATAGTTCAAGATCAGGCACCTCCAACCTCCCTCCCCTTATCCCACTTCAGCATGCGCGTTGCAAGGTCCACTCAACATCATTTCTCAGCCACACCAATTCCACTAACAGCTGATCCAATTCCTGAAATGCATGATGAAAGATTTCATACATGGTGCCCTTAAGAACAATGAGACAcctggcaacaccaccattttggccAGAGGACATTTCTCATTATGGATAATTTAAGCGTATTCCAAACCGCTATGGAGGACAGGAGATAGCTTTGCTGCACCCCATGCGCACCATGCATTACCAGGTATCCTACGCTATCTGTTTTCCAGCAGAGTCCCGTCTCTGGGAATGCACCACAGGGCACCACTAGCAGGAACAAGACTGACTTTGAGTGGTTAACACAGACTCCTGACAATTCTCCAAGATCCTCATGGCATGCAGCAGGATCAGGATGAATGTGTCCGGCCACCCCCAATACACTATTGCGTGATTTTTATAAAGTGACACCATGTGCCCTTCAGCCTGCATATCAATGGCTCTATGCACCTCCCAGTCCCGACCTGTGCCACTGGCTTCGTGTGTAGCAATTTGATCCACTGGATATAATTGTTGCTCAGTCCCATCCCCTCCAGAACTGTCCATACCTACTTCCAACTGACAGAGTCAAAGGCCTGCTCATATTGGTCATCTTCTAGATCAGGGGCAGGCATGACATGCATCTGGTGCTGCAGTTTACAGATTGTGTTTCAATGTGGAATGAACCCCGACAGGTCCATATGGACCAGATGCAGCAGGTGCCTCAGGAAGTGCGCCACTAGGATTCATCAAAGGATCTTCTGATCCACATACATAGAAAGTGGTCGGTATGATGATGCCTCCATCTGGTCTTCTCTGGTTTCGGCACAAAAACTATAAGAGCCTCCTTCATGTCCAGGAGCATTCTCCTTTACAGTGCCTCCACATAAATCAATAGTAGATTTTCTGTCAGGAGCCTCATAAAAGGCTTCACAAAATTCGGTCAGAaggctgtctccccctcctggtgcctaagtggttttcaGTGAGTCTATCTCCCATAGAAGTTCTTGATAAGTCAGGGGCATGCCAAGGTCTGTGCTGTCTTCAGAAATGGGCCACAGCAGTGGTCATGCCTTCAAATATTTAGTTATGAAGTTTCATCAGGTTGCAACGGGATAGTGTACACCTGTCACAAATGGTCTACAAGCACACCATCGATCGCCTGCTGGGTGTAAACATCCCAGCCCATCTGATCCCTGATAGAGAGGATAAGTTAGGAGTGCATTATGTTTTTAATTAGCCTTGCTGGCACGCATCCCATTCAGTCTCCATCAATGTGGAACTGCCTCCTATCAGATACCTAGAAATACTTCTTCAGTTGGTACCACAGGTGCAGAACATGCTGTTGGAGCATGCCCTAATCCTGTAGTGTTTCCAGGCGGGCCATTAGCATGGCCTCTATATTTGCCAGTTCGTACTTCCACCCTATTAAGTCTCGCTCTAGCATATGTCATATTCCTGTAGATGTTACTATACACACTCCCCTCATTACCACATCCATCGCATTCCATTCTGATGCTGTATGCATCGTGTAACCTAAATTGGTCTCAAAATATTCAGTTAAGGCATCAGTCAGCATTCTGGTGAACCCCAGGTTGGTAAAAGTCTCTTCTCTCAAGCACCAGAGGGACGCTTGCGGCACCTGTGTATCAGGGTGTATGTCGTTAAGAGAGGTGAGTGGTCTGACAGGTAGCATGCCAAGTAGCCTTAGCTAGCCACTTGCTGAGCCGCATCTACCTGCACAAACAAGTAGTCCAACCTACTATAAGTGCAAGTTGCTGGGTGTAGCAGGAGAATGCCCAGGTCAGCAGATGATGCGTCCGCCAGATATCAACCAACCACATTCTAGCCATGGACTGAGTGAGTGCTACTGTCATGTGTGGCCCATCTGGGGTGGGGCCTTGTCTATCTCACCATCTAACACACAGTTAACACCCAGGCCAGTATGACCTCCACATCCATATGCCCTTGTACTAATGCCAGTACTGTCCCAAAAAAAATTGCCTCTATCAGTGTTAGGGGCTTGTACATTTATATGGCACATCTCATGCGCAGCCAGAGTACCAAGTAGGATAACATATCTTCCCTCTGGGTCTATCTGAACTTGTTTAATCTCAAATGGGATCCCAGGAGCCACCCATATGAGGGCCTCCCCATATGAGG
Protein-coding sequences here:
- the LOC138304578 gene encoding uncharacterized protein, whose translation is MSQLAPPKILKPTSRNKLNQPWFTSELKAFQRKCRQLERQWKLNPGTEERELLKSTFKIYRAARFKAKSDFSTVKVQEALNVLRELIKVIKELSTPFKPPDLVNTQEYCDKVAKHFENKILCFYANFAPLHVSGELIPCISPDSLASEVTLSDFPCPSHVDQSKLILNMRSGSPLDLCPPSVIRMIPDYIARILMPSFQEILKSGCFPSRWKETIVVPVKKKPLGDVQDLDNLRPIVLLPFFAKILEKIMNKALVDFLGEVEVLDPSQHGFRKAHSTKMALISSSDSIRRLVDDEQGAILVLFDLSAAFDTISSQILTARLYQAGVRDRALK